From the genome of Variovorax sp. RA8, one region includes:
- the rpsO gene encoding 30S ribosomal protein S15, producing MIAASIKAEVVKDNARAANDTGSPEVQVALLTARINELTPHFKTHAKDHHGRRGLLRMVSRRRKLLDYLKSKDADRYTALIAKLGLRK from the coding sequence ATGATCGCAGCCTCCATCAAGGCCGAAGTTGTCAAGGACAACGCCCGCGCCGCCAACGACACCGGCAGCCCTGAAGTGCAAGTCGCACTGCTGACCGCCCGCATCAACGAACTCACCCCGCACTTCAAGACGCATGCCAAGGACCACCATGGTCGCCGCGGCCTGCTTCGCATGGTGAGCCGCCGCCGCAAGCTGCTGGACTATCTGAAGTCCAAGGACGCCGACCGTTACACCGCGCTGATCGCCAAGCTGGGTCTGCGCAAGTAA
- a CDS encoding pyridoxal phosphate-dependent aminotransferase: protein MNSKERTKMREAIHNLEASKIREVANAGMGRADVLAFWFGEGDEVTPEPIRRAAIESLQQGETFYAHNLGLPELREAVARYMSGLHPAIDAGRIAITSGGVSALMLAVQALVDAGDEVVAVTPVWPNLMAQPAILGARLRSVPLVPREGQWTLDLDALRAAVTSATKLLILNAPNNPTGWTLTRAEQQAILDHCRQTGTWILADEVYERLYYEPTSNGCAPSFLDVAAPDDRLVVVHSFSKSFLMTGWRLGWLVLPPAMVDGMGKLIEFNTSCTSVFTQRAGIAALAHSAEITPGVVAHLKTCRDTLVPLLAGLPGVQVAPARGGMYAFFRLEGFDDSLVLAKRLVAEAGLGLAPGNAFAPEAQGWLRWCFASKDPQRLVLGVERLRGWLAEQPGPDRGDDI, encoded by the coding sequence CTGAACAGCAAGGAAAGAACCAAGATGCGCGAAGCCATCCACAACCTCGAAGCCTCCAAGATCCGCGAGGTCGCCAATGCCGGCATGGGCCGTGCCGACGTATTGGCCTTCTGGTTCGGCGAAGGCGACGAGGTGACGCCGGAACCGATCCGCCGGGCGGCCATCGAGTCGCTGCAACAAGGCGAGACTTTCTATGCCCACAACCTCGGGCTGCCTGAGCTGCGCGAGGCGGTCGCACGCTATATGAGCGGGCTCCATCCGGCCATCGATGCGGGGCGCATTGCCATCACGTCGGGCGGCGTGAGCGCCCTGATGCTGGCGGTGCAGGCCCTGGTCGACGCCGGGGACGAGGTGGTGGCGGTCACGCCGGTGTGGCCCAACCTGATGGCGCAGCCCGCGATTCTGGGTGCGCGCCTGCGCAGTGTGCCTCTGGTGCCGAGGGAGGGACAGTGGACGCTGGACCTGGATGCGCTGCGCGCGGCCGTGACGTCCGCGACCAAGCTGCTGATTCTCAACGCGCCCAACAACCCGACCGGCTGGACTCTGACGCGCGCCGAGCAGCAGGCGATCCTCGACCATTGCAGGCAGACGGGCACCTGGATCCTGGCCGACGAGGTCTACGAGCGCCTCTACTACGAGCCGACGTCCAACGGATGCGCGCCCAGCTTCCTCGACGTGGCGGCGCCGGATGACCGGCTGGTGGTGGTCCACAGCTTCTCGAAGAGCTTCCTCATGACTGGCTGGCGCCTCGGCTGGCTGGTATTGCCGCCGGCGATGGTGGACGGCATGGGCAAGCTGATCGAGTTCAACACCTCCTGCACCAGCGTGTTCACCCAGCGCGCGGGCATCGCGGCGCTCGCGCACAGCGCGGAGATCACGCCGGGCGTGGTGGCACACCTGAAAACCTGCCGCGACACGCTGGTGCCCCTGCTGGCCGGGCTCCCCGGTGTGCAGGTCGCGCCGGCGCGCGGGGGCATGTACGCGTTCTTCCGTCTCGAGGGGTTCGACGATTCGCTGGTGCTGGCCAAGCGCCTGGTGGCCGAGGCTGGGCTCGGCCTGGCGCCCGGCAACGCCTTCGCGCCGGAGGCGCAGGGCTGGCTGCGTTGGTGCTTTGCGTCCAAGGATCCGCAGCGCCTGGTACTGGGTGTGGAGCGGCTGCGGGGCTGGCTCGCGGAACAGCCCGGGCCTGATCGGGGCGACGATATATAA
- a CDS encoding alpha/beta hydrolase, with the protein MKTHLKPASNDARSDTLLVFLPGAFLKPEEFEREGFISAVRERDLAADALLVDADVSYYYDQTFIERLHHDILQPQRALGYKSLWLVGISIGGFGALIHELAKPGTVDGIVALAPYLGRRPLGAEIHKAGGLRAWKAPEGPPPDQEVDRKLWPWLQQYAADQPAKELPPLYLGFGLADRFAANHRLLADALPAGRVFTTEGGHDWPQWSQLWRKMLDVLPLPSHSTRRHAPSRTAAPAHPARPVAIAA; encoded by the coding sequence ATGAAAACGCACCTGAAACCTGCCAGCAACGACGCCCGCTCGGACACCCTGCTGGTGTTCCTGCCGGGCGCTTTTCTGAAGCCCGAGGAATTCGAACGCGAAGGCTTCATCAGTGCGGTCCGGGAACGCGACTTGGCGGCGGACGCCCTGCTGGTCGATGCCGACGTCTCCTATTACTACGACCAGACCTTCATCGAACGGCTGCACCATGACATCCTCCAGCCGCAGCGGGCCCTGGGCTACAAGTCGCTCTGGCTGGTCGGCATCTCGATCGGCGGCTTCGGCGCCCTGATCCACGAACTGGCCAAGCCTGGCACCGTCGACGGCATCGTGGCGCTGGCCCCCTACCTGGGGCGACGCCCGCTGGGCGCCGAGATCCACAAGGCCGGCGGCCTGCGCGCCTGGAAGGCGCCCGAGGGCCCTCCGCCGGACCAGGAGGTCGATCGCAAGCTCTGGCCCTGGCTTCAGCAATATGCCGCCGACCAGCCGGCCAAGGAGTTGCCGCCGCTCTACCTCGGCTTCGGACTGGCTGACCGCTTCGCCGCCAACCATCGCCTCCTTGCCGACGCCCTGCCGGCCGGGCGCGTGTTCACGACCGAGGGGGGCCACGACTGGCCTCAGTGGTCGCAGCTCTGGCGCAAGATGCTCGACGTGCTGCCGCTGCCCTCGCACAGCACCCGCAGGCATGCGCCTAGCCGAACTGCGGCTCCGGCACACCCAGCGAGGCCAGTGGCCATCGCGGCTTGA
- a CDS encoding Hsp20/alpha crystallin family protein codes for MFFAPVLRTPRFVPNAYDRFVADTFVAARRSLNVEQDDKSWTVTLDVPGFAREDLTIGIEGAVVRIESKADAKRQFKAAYELPQDIDAAASEAKLENGVLTLKLGKQVPVSNVTQLAIH; via the coding sequence ATGTTTTTCGCCCCCGTTCTTCGTACCCCCCGCTTTGTGCCGAATGCGTACGACCGCTTCGTGGCCGACACCTTCGTCGCCGCGCGCCGCTCGCTCAACGTCGAGCAGGACGACAAGAGCTGGACGGTGACCCTCGACGTGCCGGGCTTCGCGCGCGAGGACCTCACGATCGGCATTGAAGGTGCGGTGGTCCGCATCGAGAGCAAGGCCGACGCCAAGCGCCAGTTCAAGGCCGCCTACGAGTTGCCGCAGGACATCGATGCCGCTGCCAGCGAGGCCAAACTCGAGAACGGCGTCTTGACCCTGAAGCTCGGCAAGCAAGTCCCGGTCAGCAATGTGACCCAATTGGCGATCCACTGA
- the tsaD gene encoding tRNA (adenosine(37)-N6)-threonylcarbamoyltransferase complex transferase subunit TsaD, with protein MFVLGIESSCDETGVALVESSASGLPRLVAHALHSQIAMHQAYGGVVPELASRDHIRRVLPLAQQVLSEAGRGLTDIDVVAYTRGPGLAGALLVGAGVACALGAALAKPVLGVHHLEGHLLSPFLSADPPEFPFVALLVSGGHTQLMQVNGVGRYELLGETIDDAAGEAFDKSAKLMGLPYPGGPWLAKLAEQGDPAAFKLPRPLMHSGDLDFSFAGLKTAVLTQVRKLGDALEARKADLAASTQAAIVEVLLKKSLRALEHSGLQRLVVAGGVGANRELRAQLDAACAKRGVRVHYPELHLCTDNGAMIAMAAAMRLQAGLQAATDRYGFDVKPRWPLASLGVPEPQFG; from the coding sequence ATGTTTGTACTGGGAATCGAATCGTCCTGCGACGAGACAGGCGTGGCGCTGGTCGAGTCGAGCGCCAGCGGCCTGCCGCGCCTGGTCGCCCACGCCCTGCACAGCCAGATCGCAATGCACCAGGCCTATGGCGGCGTGGTGCCCGAACTCGCGAGTCGCGACCACATCCGGCGCGTGCTCCCGCTGGCGCAGCAGGTGCTGTCGGAAGCCGGGCGCGGGTTGACCGATATCGACGTCGTCGCCTACACGCGCGGGCCGGGGCTGGCCGGCGCGCTACTGGTAGGTGCGGGCGTGGCCTGCGCCCTGGGGGCGGCCCTGGCCAAGCCGGTGCTGGGCGTGCATCACCTCGAGGGCCATCTCCTGTCGCCCTTCCTGAGTGCCGATCCGCCCGAATTTCCTTTCGTCGCGCTGCTGGTGTCCGGCGGGCACACGCAGTTGATGCAGGTGAACGGCGTGGGGCGCTACGAGCTGCTTGGCGAGACCATCGACGACGCGGCCGGCGAGGCCTTCGACAAGAGTGCCAAGCTGATGGGTCTGCCTTATCCCGGCGGCCCGTGGCTGGCCAAGCTGGCGGAGCAGGGCGATCCCGCCGCCTTCAAGCTGCCGCGGCCGCTGATGCACAGCGGCGATCTCGACTTTTCCTTTGCGGGGCTCAAGACAGCGGTGCTGACGCAGGTCCGCAAGCTCGGCGACGCGCTGGAAGCGCGCAAGGCCGACCTGGCGGCTTCGACCCAGGCGGCGATCGTCGAGGTGCTGCTGAAGAAATCCCTTCGCGCCCTCGAGCACAGTGGGCTGCAGCGCCTGGTGGTCGCCGGCGGCGTGGGGGCCAATCGCGAGCTGCGCGCGCAGCTGGATGCAGCTTGCGCAAAGCGTGGCGTGCGGGTGCACTACCCCGAGCTGCATCTTTGCACCGACAACGGCGCCATGATCGCGATGGCCGCCGCGATGCGCTTGCAGGCTGGCCTGCAGGCCGCTACGGATCGCTACGGCTTCGACGTCAAGCCGCGATGGCCACTGGCCTCGCTGGGTGTGCCGGAGCCGCAGTTCGGCTAG
- a CDS encoding branched-chain amino acid ABC transporter substrate-binding protein: MSGPFANTGEAVFRNLLWAVERVNARGGVKLPGGARFLQLDRYDSKGQNEEALSALRAAIDDGARIVLQGNSSATAAALLDAIEKNNERDTSRRVLFLNYSAVDPVLTNERCSFWHFRFDAHADMRVTALMDVMKNDAALKRVYLIGQDYSFGQSVLRESKRQLAQLRPDVQIVGEELHPMGRVKDFAPYASKILASGAQAVVTGNWGNDLTLLVKAAREAGFNGSFYTFYGNALGAPAAIGDAGIGRVVAVADWLPNVQTRESESFYRAFRERFPKPADDYVHMRMQLLVEALAQAIERAGSVDIVAVARALEKAEVSLAGQGGRMRAADHQFQQALVVGVMDRQGSPGVKFDVEGSGYGFRVVRTIPAERAEMSTSCKMQRP; the protein is encoded by the coding sequence ATGAGCGGGCCTTTCGCCAACACCGGCGAGGCGGTGTTCCGCAACCTGCTCTGGGCCGTGGAGCGCGTGAACGCGCGCGGCGGCGTCAAGCTGCCGGGCGGCGCGCGCTTCCTGCAGCTGGACCGGTACGACAGCAAGGGCCAGAACGAAGAGGCGCTGTCGGCGCTGCGCGCGGCAATCGACGACGGCGCGCGCATCGTGCTGCAGGGCAACTCGTCGGCCACGGCGGCGGCGCTGCTGGATGCGATCGAGAAGAACAACGAGCGCGATACCTCCCGCCGCGTGCTCTTCCTCAACTACTCGGCGGTCGACCCGGTGCTCACCAACGAGCGCTGCAGCTTCTGGCACTTTCGCTTCGACGCTCACGCCGACATGCGCGTCACCGCACTGATGGACGTGATGAAGAACGATGCCGCGCTCAAGCGCGTCTACCTGATCGGTCAGGACTACAGCTTCGGCCAATCGGTCCTGCGCGAGTCGAAACGCCAGCTCGCCCAACTGCGGCCGGACGTGCAGATCGTCGGCGAGGAACTGCATCCGATGGGCCGCGTGAAGGACTTCGCGCCCTATGCGAGCAAGATCCTCGCGAGCGGGGCGCAGGCGGTGGTCACGGGCAACTGGGGCAACGACCTCACGCTGCTGGTGAAGGCGGCGCGCGAGGCGGGCTTCAACGGGAGCTTCTACACGTTCTATGGCAATGCGCTCGGCGCGCCCGCGGCCATCGGCGATGCCGGCATAGGCCGGGTGGTTGCGGTCGCCGACTGGCTGCCCAATGTGCAGACGCGCGAATCCGAGAGCTTCTACCGTGCGTTCCGGGAACGCTTTCCCAAGCCGGCCGATGACTACGTGCACATGCGTATGCAACTGCTCGTCGAGGCTCTGGCGCAGGCCATCGAGCGCGCCGGCAGTGTCGACATCGTGGCGGTCGCTCGCGCGCTCGAGAAGGCCGAGGTCAGCCTGGCCGGCCAGGGTGGCCGCATGCGCGCCGCCGACCACCAGTTCCAGCAGGCCCTGGTGGTCGGCGTGATGGATCGGCAGGGCAGTCCCGGCGTGAAGTTCGACGTCGAGGGATCCGGCTACGGCTTCCGCGTGGTGCGCACCATTCCTGCCGAGCGCGCCGAGATGTCCACCAGTTGCAAGATGCAACGCCCCTGA
- a CDS encoding nitrate regulatory protein produces MKSGLSFLIAALRCEIDELDQLGRTSALVATIGRLVHALQRERGISNVLLASGGRRFVAQHEAQIAACLRAEQAVRSAFDQLDTEALRLGNGARLFSRIAWVLPGLDALPELRRRIGAMELSAAAATAAFVKLVTGLLAVVFEAADGATDPEISRLLVAMFHFMQGKEFAGQERACGAAAFASGCNDGARQQQWLHLIESQERCFQVFVEFSGATLAELWRAGQSAPQLAEQERLRRVACAAPAGVSLDAELSQVWFDCCSLRIDAMQAIEERLAADLRLLCEQKTTRARAELQAHEALFAQLTVEPVAAAAAFLDELPPGDMRSSQPRTLAATAPIGRQLERSVLEMVQEQSHRLQAMGDELETVRAALNERKLVERAKGLLMAHRRLSEEEAHKMLRRTAMSQGRRLIEVAESVLSMAEYLPGDPVR; encoded by the coding sequence ATGAAGTCCGGACTGAGTTTTCTGATCGCCGCGCTGCGCTGCGAGATCGACGAACTCGATCAACTCGGCCGCACCAGCGCGCTCGTGGCCACCATTGGCCGCCTGGTCCATGCGCTGCAGCGCGAACGCGGCATCTCGAACGTCCTGCTGGCCTCGGGCGGCCGGCGCTTCGTGGCGCAGCATGAAGCGCAGATCGCCGCCTGCCTGCGCGCGGAGCAGGCCGTGCGCAGCGCCTTCGACCAGCTCGACACCGAGGCGCTTCGCCTCGGCAACGGCGCGCGCCTGTTCAGCCGGATCGCCTGGGTCCTGCCCGGCCTGGACGCGCTGCCCGAGCTGCGCCGCCGCATCGGCGCGATGGAGCTCTCGGCCGCCGCCGCCACGGCTGCCTTCGTCAAGCTGGTCACCGGGCTGCTGGCGGTGGTCTTCGAGGCCGCGGATGGCGCCACCGACCCGGAAATCTCGCGCCTGCTGGTGGCGATGTTCCATTTCATGCAAGGCAAGGAATTCGCCGGCCAGGAACGCGCCTGCGGCGCTGCGGCCTTCGCCTCCGGCTGCAACGACGGCGCGCGCCAGCAGCAATGGCTCCACCTCATCGAGTCGCAGGAGCGCTGCTTCCAGGTCTTCGTCGAGTTCTCGGGCGCGACCCTAGCCGAACTCTGGCGCGCCGGCCAGTCCGCCCCTCAACTGGCCGAGCAGGAGCGCCTGCGGCGCGTCGCCTGCGCGGCGCCCGCGGGCGTGAGCCTGGATGCGGAGCTGAGCCAGGTCTGGTTCGACTGCTGCTCCCTTCGCATCGACGCCATGCAGGCCATCGAGGAGCGCCTGGCCGCCGACCTGCGCCTGCTTTGCGAGCAGAAGACGACGCGCGCCCGGGCCGAGTTGCAGGCCCACGAAGCGCTGTTCGCCCAGCTGACGGTCGAGCCCGTCGCGGCCGCCGCGGCCTTCCTCGACGAGCTGCCGCCCGGCGACATGCGCAGCAGCCAGCCGCGCACCCTGGCTGCGACCGCTCCGATCGGCCGCCAACTGGAACGCTCGGTGCTCGAGATGGTGCAGGAGCAATCCCACCGCCTGCAGGCCATGGGGGACGAGCTCGAGACCGTGCGCGCCGCCCTCAATGAACGCAAGCTGGTGGAACGCGCCAAGGGTCTCCTGATGGCGCACCGCCGTCTCAGCGAGGAAGAGGCCCATAAGATGTTGCGGCGGACCGCGATGAGCCAGGGGCGGCGCCTGATCGAGGTGGCCGAATCGGTGCTCTCGATGGCCGAGTACCTGCCGGGCGATCCCGTGCGCTGA